The following are from one region of the Quercus robur chromosome 1, dhQueRobu3.1, whole genome shotgun sequence genome:
- the LOC126717885 gene encoding uncharacterized protein LOC126717885 → MVVICSLIWDLALVISGPKVPKFRVDSLSVSNFSYSDSSSTATGKWNARFSIYNPNKKYSISYNVVRSTLLYNTNSDIVFDTELISEIRIPDFNQSARNETFIDVAFAVRDAYRSSSFRDIDVNSKISFNVRFTANFKFEAGIDGRVKVLGSDTLKVHCENLVVSLALSNTIAFMSGKLMEPKNCKVF, encoded by the coding sequence ATGGTCGTAATCTGCTCCCTCATCTGGGACCTCGCCTTGGTAATCAGCGGCCCTAAGGTCCCCAAGTTCCGAGTCGACTCACTCTCCGTCTCCAACTTCTCTTACTCCGACTCCAGCTCCACCGCCACCGGCAAATGGAACGCCCGGTTCTCCATCTATAACCCCAACAAAAAGTATTCCATCTCCTACAACGTCGTTCGGTCTACGCTCTTGTACAATACCAACTCCGACATCGTTTTCGATACCGAGCTCATATCCGAGATCCGAATCCCTGACTTCAACCAGTCCGCGCGTAACGAAACGTTTATCGACGTTGCGTTCGCAGTCAGAGACGCTTACAGATCAAGTTCATTCCGTGACATTGACGTCAACAGCAAAATCTCTTTCAATGTGAGGTTTACTGCTAACTTTAAATTCGAGGCTGGTATAGATGGACGTGTTAAAGTTTTGGGGAGTGACACTCTTAAGGTTCACTGCGAAAATTTGGTTGTTTCTCTCGCTTTGTCAAACACCATTGCTTTCATGTCAGGGAAGCTGATGGAACCCAAGAACTGCAAGGTTTTTTAG